The window GCCGAGCCGGGCATTGCGCGCCTCGGCGGCCGGCCCGTCCGGCAGATGCAGCACGTCCGCAGTCGTGATCGAGGCGTACTGCACCTTGCGCGTGCGCCCCCGGCGCAAGCGCTCGTAGGCCTCCTGCGCCTCGCGCCAATTCCCCGGACCCGCCTTGGCCAACTGCGCAGCCAGCACCACGGCATCCTCGATCGACTGGTTGGCGCCCTGGCCGTGGTGCGGCACCAGTGCATGCGCGGCATCGCCGATCAGCGTCACACGGCCCCGGCTCCAACGGCCGAGCGGCGGACGATGGAACAGGCCCCAGCGTTGGCTGATGGGCACCGCCCCGATCATCTGCACCACCGCCGGATGCCAGTCCCCGAACACGCGCAGCTGCTCGCCCTCGCTAGCCGGCATGACCCACTCGCGCGACGGCCACGGCGACGGATGGCGCTCGACCAGCAGAAAATTCTGGTCGCCTTTGCCGCCGATCGGATAGTGCAGCAGATGGCCCTGCGGCCCGATCCAGAACTGGATGGTCTCGGGATCGGGCAGCAAGTCCATTCGCTCGGCCGGCACCACGCCGCGAAAGCCCGAGCAGCCTGAATACAGGGCGTCGTCGTAGCCAAGCATCCAGCGCCGCGTGATCGAGCGAGCGCCGTCGGCGCCGATCACCAGATCGGCCTCGATGCGTTGACCGTTATCGAACGTCAAGCTCACGCGATCCGGGTGCTGCGCGAGATCGATCAGCCGATGGCCGAGGTGAATGCGATCGAGGCCCACCGCCTGGGAGAGCACGGCCTGCAGATCAGCACGATGAACGCCCCAGTACGAGCCGCCGAATTGCTCGCGATAGCTGGGTGCGCCCCGGTGATGTCCGATGACCGCGCCGCTGCGTCCGTCGCGATAGACCAGCGCAGGGATTTCCGCGCACACGCTGTCGAAAGCCTCGCGCAGTCCCATGCGATCGTAGAAGCGCGTCGCATTGGCCGACAGCGCGACAGCCGCCCCGACCTCGCGCAGCTCGTCGGTCTGTTCATAGAGCTGCGCATCGATGCCGTGCTCGCGAAGCGCGAGCGCAAGCGTCAGGCCGCCAATGCCGGCGCCGATGATGGCTATCCTCAGATCCATCTGCTTCATCACTATGTCTCCGAT is drawn from Trinickia violacea and contains these coding sequences:
- a CDS encoding FAD-dependent monooxygenase — its product is MKQMDLRIAIIGAGIGGLTLALALREHGIDAQLYEQTDELREVGAAVALSANATRFYDRMGLREAFDSVCAEIPALVYRDGRSGAVIGHHRGAPSYREQFGGSYWGVHRADLQAVLSQAVGLDRIHLGHRLIDLAQHPDRVSLTFDNGQRIEADLVIGADGARSITRRWMLGYDDALYSGCSGFRGVVPAERMDLLPDPETIQFWIGPQGHLLHYPIGGKGDQNFLLVERHPSPWPSREWVMPASEGEQLRVFGDWHPAVVQMIGAVPISQRWGLFHRPPLGRWSRGRVTLIGDAAHALVPHHGQGANQSIEDAVVLAAQLAKAGPGNWREAQEAYERLRRGRTRKVQYASITTADVLHLPDGPAAEARNARLGERESVMHHLDWIHGFDALSEEPNERQGGTWL